The Candidatus Eisenbacteria bacterium genome contains a region encoding:
- the rpe gene encoding ribulose-phosphate 3-epimerase codes for MTVKVAPSILAADFTRLGEAIALAERGGADRIHVDVMDGHFVPNISIGIPVVASIRKATTLPLECHLMIDDADAYLDAFAQAGADAINVHQEGNPNLHRTLQHVRQLGKRVGVVINPATPASVLEEVLPDVDLVLVMTVNPGFGGQEFIHGTLGKIRRVREMIRASGRPIELEVDGGIDDKTTPLVAAAGADVLVAGSAIYGAPDGVVAAITRLQRAAGRPPTT; via the coding sequence ATGACGGTCAAGGTCGCGCCGTCGATCCTGGCCGCCGACTTCACGCGCCTGGGCGAAGCGATCGCGCTCGCCGAGCGCGGCGGCGCCGATCGCATCCACGTCGACGTGATGGACGGTCATTTCGTGCCGAACATCTCGATCGGCATTCCCGTCGTCGCGTCCATCCGCAAGGCGACGACGCTCCCGCTCGAGTGCCACCTCATGATCGACGACGCCGACGCCTACCTGGACGCGTTCGCCCAGGCCGGCGCCGACGCCATCAACGTCCATCAGGAAGGCAACCCGAATCTCCATCGCACGCTCCAGCACGTCCGCCAGCTCGGAAAGCGGGTCGGCGTCGTGATCAACCCGGCAACGCCGGCGAGCGTCCTCGAGGAGGTCCTTCCCGACGTCGACCTCGTGCTCGTGATGACGGTCAACCCGGGCTTCGGCGGGCAGGAGTTCATCCACGGCACCCTCGGCAAGATCCGCCGCGTGCGAGAGATGATCCGCGCGAGCGGCCGGCCCATCGAGCTCGAAGTGGATGGTGGCATCGACGACAAGACGACGCCGCTCGTCGCCGCCGCGGGCGCCGACGTGCTCGTGGCCGGATCGGCGATCTACGGGGCGCCGGACGGTGTGGTCGCCGCCATCACGCGGCTGCAGCGGGCCGCGGGGCGACCGCCGACGACCTGA
- the rpiA gene encoding ribose-5-phosphate isomerase RpiA: MTEERSAGAGSANDAGVQAVAARALDMIVDGAKVGLGSGRAAAAFIARLGERVRQGLRVVGVPTSNGSAAQARGLGIPLIELDEEVELDLTVDGADEVSPDLDLVKGWGGALVRERIVAAASKRQVILVGREKLVQTLGERGRIPVEVIPLARGLVTRRLKALSLVPTVRPTANAKDPFLTDNGNLTLDCALLRPLADGSAARKLAAAVRAIPGVVDIGLFLGTAHEVLVGYGDGRVEVLTRSERSQP; encoded by the coding sequence ATGACGGAAGAACGGAGCGCCGGCGCGGGGAGCGCGAACGATGCCGGGGTCCAGGCCGTCGCGGCCCGGGCGCTCGATATGATCGTGGACGGTGCCAAGGTGGGCCTCGGATCCGGGCGCGCTGCGGCCGCCTTCATCGCGCGGCTGGGCGAGCGCGTGCGCCAGGGCCTTCGAGTCGTGGGCGTTCCGACCTCGAACGGGTCGGCGGCCCAGGCGAGGGGGCTCGGCATTCCTCTCATCGAGCTCGATGAGGAGGTCGAGCTCGACCTCACCGTCGACGGCGCGGACGAGGTGTCCCCCGATCTCGATCTCGTGAAGGGGTGGGGTGGAGCGCTGGTTCGCGAGCGCATCGTCGCGGCGGCATCCAAGCGCCAGGTCATTCTGGTCGGACGCGAGAAGCTCGTCCAGACGCTCGGCGAGCGAGGCCGGATTCCGGTCGAGGTGATCCCTCTCGCCCGCGGGCTCGTCACGAGGCGGCTGAAGGCGCTCTCGCTCGTCCCGACCGTGCGTCCGACCGCGAATGCGAAAGACCCGTTCCTCACCGACAACGGCAACCTGACGCTCGACTGTGCGCTGCTCCGTCCGCTCGCGGACGGCAGCGCGGCGCGCAAGCTCGCCGCAGCGGTGCGTGCGATTCCCGGCGTCGTGGACATCGGGCTCTTCCTCGGCACGGCGCACGAGGTGTTGGTGGGCTACGGGGACGGCCGGGTGGAGGTGCTCACGCGCTCCGAACGATCGCAGCCATGA
- a CDS encoding ROK family protein has translation MTRGRRRSGTPRRRKVLVLDVGGTHVKVLATGRREEIKIDSGLKMTARKMVAEVKRATAGWKFDVVSIGYPGPVLHGRVVAEPKNLGRGWVGFDFAKAFGHPVKIVNDAAMQALGSYRGGRMLFLGLGTGLGSALIIDGALEPMELAHLPYEKGRTYEDYVGIRGQKRLGKKKWRRHVADVVEKLRTALEAEYVVLGGGNARALKKLPRGARLGDNANAFIGGFRLWDDSAKKAWGTT, from the coding sequence GTGACCCGCGGCCGGCGCCGTTCGGGAACGCCGCGACGCCGGAAGGTCCTCGTCCTCGACGTCGGCGGGACGCACGTGAAAGTCCTCGCCACCGGACGGCGCGAGGAGATCAAGATCGATTCCGGGCTCAAGATGACCGCGCGCAAGATGGTGGCGGAGGTCAAGCGTGCGACGGCGGGGTGGAAGTTCGACGTCGTCTCGATCGGCTACCCGGGACCGGTGCTTCACGGCCGGGTGGTCGCCGAGCCCAAGAACCTTGGACGCGGGTGGGTGGGATTCGATTTCGCGAAGGCCTTCGGACACCCCGTGAAGATCGTCAACGACGCGGCCATGCAGGCCCTCGGCAGCTACCGGGGCGGACGCATGCTCTTTCTCGGGCTCGGAACGGGGCTCGGCTCCGCCCTCATCATCGACGGAGCCTTGGAGCCCATGGAGCTGGCGCATCTACCCTACGAGAAGGGCCGCACCTACGAGGACTACGTCGGCATCCGCGGTCAGAAGCGGCTCGGCAAGAAGAAGTGGCGCCGTCACGTGGCCGACGTCGTCGAGAAGCTCCGCACGGCACTCGAAGCCGAGTACGTCGTCCTGGGCGGTGGGAATGCCCGCGCGCTCAAGAAGCTCCCCCGGGGTGCACGTCTGGGGGACAACGCGAACGCCTTCATCGGCGGGTTTCGCCTGTGGGACGATTCCGCGAAGAAGGCCTGGGGAACGACGTGA
- a CDS encoding NAD(P)/FAD-dependent oxidoreductase, translating into MSGNAAPPRVVIVGGGFAGVAAAQGLRNAPVSVTLLDRRNHHVFQPLLYQVATSILAPGDVATPIRNLVRKQHNATVAMIEVTGVDTEKRQILVDYLDQGEQPFAYDYLILATGVDQSYFGHDEFAAFAPGLKSIDDAISVRSKVLRAFETAELERDPSKHRDLLTFILVGGGPTGVELAGALAEMMRTTLKSDFRRIDPTSARIVLVEGSPRILASFSEDLSRRAHQRLTHMGVEIRTGAHVERVDAEGVLVAGERIASRTVIWTAGVAPSPAGKWLATATDHAGRVRVQPDLTVPGRPEIFVVGDTASLDQDGRPLPGVAQVALQQGQYAAKVIANRLAGRPALPPFRYFDKGNMAVIGRNFAILESGRVRLAGFVAWVAWSAVHLAFLPLAGNRLMVYLRWAWTYVTKQRGSRLILGK; encoded by the coding sequence GTGAGCGGGAACGCCGCACCCCCCCGCGTCGTCATCGTCGGCGGTGGCTTCGCAGGCGTGGCGGCAGCGCAGGGGTTGCGGAACGCGCCGGTCAGCGTGACGTTGCTCGATCGGCGCAACCATCACGTCTTCCAGCCGCTGCTCTATCAGGTGGCCACCTCGATCCTCGCGCCCGGCGACGTCGCCACACCCATCCGGAACCTCGTCCGCAAGCAACACAACGCGACCGTGGCGATGATCGAGGTCACCGGGGTCGACACGGAGAAGCGCCAGATCCTGGTCGACTACCTCGATCAGGGAGAGCAGCCGTTCGCCTACGACTATCTCATCCTCGCCACCGGCGTGGATCAGAGCTACTTCGGCCACGACGAGTTCGCGGCGTTCGCGCCCGGCCTGAAGTCGATCGACGACGCCATATCGGTCCGCTCGAAGGTGTTGCGCGCATTCGAGACGGCCGAGCTGGAGCGCGATCCCTCGAAGCACCGCGATCTGCTCACCTTCATCCTCGTGGGTGGGGGTCCCACCGGGGTCGAGCTGGCGGGCGCCTTGGCCGAGATGATGCGAACGACGCTCAAGTCCGACTTCCGGCGGATCGATCCGACGTCGGCACGCATCGTCCTCGTCGAGGGCAGCCCCCGCATCCTGGCGTCGTTCAGCGAAGACCTGTCCCGGCGGGCACACCAGCGGCTCACCCACATGGGCGTCGAGATCCGCACCGGCGCCCACGTCGAGCGCGTCGACGCCGAGGGCGTGCTCGTCGCGGGCGAGCGGATCGCGAGCCGGACGGTCATCTGGACGGCCGGCGTCGCACCCTCGCCGGCCGGCAAGTGGCTCGCGACCGCGACCGATCATGCCGGACGCGTCCGCGTCCAGCCCGATCTCACGGTGCCGGGTCGGCCCGAGATCTTCGTGGTCGGGGACACGGCGTCCCTCGACCAGGACGGCCGGCCGCTGCCCGGTGTGGCCCAGGTGGCGCTGCAACAGGGCCAGTACGCGGCCAAGGTCATCGCGAATCGGCTCGCCGGACGTCCGGCTCTGCCGCCGTTCCGCTACTTCGACAAGGGCAACATGGCGGTCATCGGACGCAACTTCGCCATCCTCGAGTCAGGTCGGGTGCGGCTGGCCGGATTCGTCGCGTGGGTCGCGTGGTCCGCCGTGCACCTCGCGTTCCTTCCGCTCGCCGGCAACCGGCTCATGGTCTATCTGCGATGGGCGTGGACCTACGTGACCAAGCAACGCGGGTCGCGCCTGATCCTCGGCAAGTGA
- the tal gene encoding transaldolase produces the protein MTKATQRLHEAGQSIWLDNITRALLTSGTLARYIKDLSVTGLTSNPTIFDHALKNGRDYDDAIREKTAQGKSGEGLFFELALEDLGKAADLFRPIHDATDRVDGWVSLEVSPKLAYDTATTLAAAKELSARAARPNLFIKIPGTKEGIPAIEEAIFAGVPVNVTLLFSREHYVAAAEAYVRGIERRVAAGLNPRVASVASVFISRWDAAVAGKVPAALENQLGIAVARRTYKAYRDLLASNRWLRLLNVGARSQRLLWASTGTKDPKASDVLYVKSLAAPHTVNTMPEKTLLALAEHGDIGDMLPHDGGDAEEVLDKMTQAGVDPGKLAADLQRDGAAAFVKSWDDLLACIAEKTASLRKTG, from the coding sequence ATGACCAAGGCGACGCAACGACTTCACGAAGCCGGGCAGAGCATCTGGCTCGACAACATCACCCGCGCCCTTCTCACGAGCGGCACGCTCGCGCGCTACATCAAGGACCTCTCGGTCACGGGACTCACCTCGAATCCCACCATCTTCGACCACGCCTTGAAGAACGGCCGCGACTACGACGATGCCATTCGCGAGAAGACGGCGCAGGGCAAGTCGGGCGAGGGGCTCTTCTTCGAGCTCGCCCTCGAGGATCTCGGCAAGGCCGCCGATCTCTTCCGGCCGATCCACGACGCGACCGACCGCGTCGACGGCTGGGTGTCGCTCGAGGTCTCGCCCAAGCTCGCCTACGACACGGCGACGACCCTGGCGGCGGCCAAGGAGCTGAGCGCGCGGGCCGCCCGACCGAACCTCTTCATCAAGATTCCAGGCACGAAGGAAGGGATTCCGGCCATCGAGGAGGCGATCTTCGCCGGCGTGCCGGTCAACGTGACCCTCCTCTTCTCCCGCGAGCACTACGTGGCGGCTGCGGAGGCGTACGTTCGCGGGATCGAACGGCGCGTTGCGGCCGGCCTGAATCCGCGCGTCGCCTCGGTGGCGTCGGTCTTCATCTCCCGCTGGGACGCGGCGGTGGCCGGTAAGGTTCCGGCGGCCCTCGAGAACCAGCTCGGCATCGCAGTGGCTCGACGTACCTACAAGGCCTACCGAGATCTCTTGGCGTCCAACCGATGGCTCCGGCTCCTCAACGTCGGCGCGCGATCGCAACGGCTGCTCTGGGCGAGCACGGGCACCAAGGACCCCAAGGCGTCGGACGTGCTCTACGTCAAGTCGCTCGCGGCGCCGCACACCGTGAACACCATGCCGGAAAAGACACTGCTGGCGCTCGCCGAGCACGGCGACATCGGCGACATGCTGCCGCACGACGGGGGCGACGCCGAAGAGGTCCTGGACAAGATGACGCAGGCGGGCGTCGATCCGGGTAAGCTCGCCGCCGATCTCCAGCGCGACGGCGCCGCGGCGTTCGTCAAGTCGTGGGACGACCTCCTCGCGTGCATCGCGGAGAAGACGGCGAGCCTGCGCAAGACGGGATGA
- a CDS encoding D-hexose-6-phosphate mutarotase, with protein sequence MTPEALNERFAIPGVLRFEHGPGGLVRAAVTTASSTGHAYLHGAHVTHYQALGQSPLLFTSSSSHYSADKAIRGGVPIIFPWFGPRAADPGAPEHGFARTAGWSVESVEQPDDVSVAVVLGLEPTQVTRALWRHEFRIRQRVVFGPRLEMRLEVENRSSEPFTFEEALHTYLRVGDVREVTLRGLAGTTYIDKTDGMKRKREDAETIRFRGATDRVFLETDATCVVEDPVLGRRLVVEKHGSATTVVWNPWSEKAQVMTDLGADEWRSMLCVETANAADDAVHLAPGERHVMAAIVRSA encoded by the coding sequence ATGACGCCGGAGGCGCTCAACGAGCGCTTCGCGATCCCCGGAGTGCTGCGGTTCGAGCACGGTCCGGGCGGCCTCGTTCGCGCCGCCGTCACGACCGCCTCGAGCACCGGACACGCTTACCTGCACGGCGCGCACGTCACCCACTACCAGGCGCTCGGGCAGTCGCCGCTCCTCTTCACCAGCTCAAGCAGCCACTACAGCGCCGACAAGGCGATACGGGGCGGCGTGCCGATCATCTTTCCCTGGTTCGGTCCGCGCGCCGCCGATCCCGGAGCCCCCGAGCACGGCTTCGCCCGCACCGCCGGGTGGTCGGTGGAGTCGGTCGAGCAACCCGACGACGTGTCCGTGGCCGTCGTGCTCGGGCTCGAGCCCACCCAGGTGACGCGAGCGCTGTGGCGACACGAGTTCCGCATCCGGCAGCGCGTCGTGTTCGGGCCGCGGCTGGAGATGCGACTCGAGGTCGAGAACCGCTCGTCCGAGCCGTTCACGTTCGAGGAGGCGCTCCACACCTACCTGCGCGTCGGCGACGTGCGGGAGGTTACGCTGCGCGGCCTCGCAGGAACGACGTACATCGACAAGACGGACGGGATGAAGCGCAAGCGCGAGGACGCGGAGACGATCCGCTTCCGCGGAGCGACCGATCGCGTGTTCCTCGAGACCGACGCGACGTGCGTGGTCGAGGATCCCGTTCTCGGCCGGCGCCTCGTCGTCGAAAAACACGGGTCCGCGACGACGGTCGTGTGGAATCCGTGGAGCGAGAAAGCACAGGTCATGACGGATCTCGGCGCGGACGAATGGCGCTCCATGCTGTGCGTGGAGACGGCCAACGCCGCCGATGACGCAGTCCATCTCGCCCCCGGCGAGCGTCACGTCATGGCTGCGATCGTTCGGAGCGCGTGA